One Amorphoplanes digitatis genomic window carries:
- a CDS encoding LacI family DNA-binding transcriptional regulator, translated as MVNGRTPSVKDVARSAGVSLGTVSNVMNRPEVVSPATRERVERAMAELGFVRNESARQLRAGTSRTLAYVMLDGTNPFFHDVAQGIELAAEDADLSLFICNSNSRAEREEVHVDRLMQQRVQGILITPVNPEAAYLAEIARRGIPVVIVDRVGAGGVFCSVAVDDVLGGRIAVEHLAEQGHTRVAVVGGPESIGQVRERVEGARQVWAELGLPPDDLIHLPTAALTVAEGRSAGERLAGIPARRRPTAAFCANDLLALGLLQQSIGAGLRVPEELAIVGFDDIEFAAAAAVPLTSVRQPRQELGRAAAQLVLDEAGNPDHEHQQLTFVPELVARASTVVRPRAY; from the coding sequence TTGGTCAACGGCAGGACACCGTCCGTCAAGGACGTCGCCCGCTCGGCCGGCGTCTCCCTTGGCACGGTTTCAAACGTGATGAACCGGCCCGAGGTGGTCAGCCCGGCCACCCGCGAGCGCGTCGAGCGCGCCATGGCCGAGCTCGGCTTCGTGCGCAACGAGTCGGCACGCCAGCTGCGCGCCGGCACCAGCCGCACCCTGGCGTACGTGATGCTCGACGGCACCAACCCGTTCTTCCACGACGTCGCGCAGGGCATCGAGCTCGCCGCCGAGGACGCCGACCTGTCGCTGTTCATCTGCAACAGCAACAGCCGCGCCGAGCGCGAGGAGGTGCACGTCGACCGCCTCATGCAGCAGCGGGTGCAGGGCATCCTGATCACCCCGGTCAACCCGGAGGCCGCCTACCTCGCCGAGATCGCCCGCCGGGGCATTCCGGTGGTCATCGTCGACCGGGTCGGCGCCGGCGGGGTGTTCTGCTCGGTGGCCGTCGATGACGTGCTGGGCGGCCGGATCGCGGTCGAGCACCTGGCCGAGCAGGGGCACACCCGGGTCGCGGTGGTCGGCGGGCCGGAGTCGATCGGCCAGGTCCGCGAGCGGGTGGAGGGCGCCCGGCAGGTCTGGGCCGAGCTGGGCCTGCCGCCCGACGATCTGATCCACCTGCCCACCGCCGCGCTGACGGTCGCCGAGGGGCGTTCCGCGGGTGAGCGGCTGGCCGGCATACCGGCCCGGCGCCGGCCGACCGCGGCGTTCTGCGCCAACGACCTGCTCGCGCTCGGCCTGCTCCAGCAGAGCATCGGCGCCGGCCTGCGGGTGCCGGAGGAGCTGGCCATCGTCGGCTTCGACGACATCGAGTTCGCCGCGGCGGCGGCGGTGCCGCTGACCTCGGTGCGCCAGCCGCGCCAGGAGCTGGGCCGGGCCGCCGCCCAGCTCGTGCTGGACGAGGCGGGCAACCCGGACCACGAGCACCAGCAGCTCACCTTCGTCCCGGAGCTGGTCGCCCGGGCCTCCACCGTGGTGCGGCCCCGCGCGTACTGA
- a CDS encoding sugar ABC transporter ATP-binding protein, translating to MATAPPALEVREVTKSFGAVAAVQGVSFTLYAGEAHAMVGENGAGKSTIVKMLAGVYRPDTGTLAVGGAPADFGGPADAKAAGIAVIYQEPTLFPDLSVAENISMGNQPLTRLRQIDRRAMHANATRLFARLGVHIDPDRPARGLSIADQQLVEIAKALSSEARILIMDEPTAALSAVEVERLFSVTRALRDEGAAIMFISHRFEEITALCQRVTIMRDGRHVCTELVADLSVDDMIRRMVGRDLSALFPKQDAVIGETVLEVEGLGREGVFRDISFTVRAGEIVALAGLVGAGRSEVMQAVFGVDRYDTGSVRFLGRPLRAGSPRAAMAAGMALVPEDRRQQGLIMELSVERNVTLPRSRALARLGLLLGGSERREARSWTRQLHTKLGRLSDPVGTLSGGNQQKVVLAKWLATDPKLLIVDEPTRGIDVGTKAEVHRLMSSLAARGLAVVMVSSELPEVLGMADRIFVLREGHLVAELTREEATEESVMYAAMGQQVAS from the coding sequence GTGGCGACAGCGCCCCCGGCACTCGAGGTACGCGAGGTGACGAAGTCCTTCGGCGCCGTCGCGGCCGTGCAGGGTGTCAGCTTCACCCTGTACGCGGGCGAGGCGCACGCGATGGTGGGCGAGAACGGCGCGGGCAAGTCCACAATCGTCAAGATGCTCGCCGGGGTCTACCGGCCCGACACCGGCACCCTCGCCGTCGGCGGCGCCCCGGCCGACTTCGGCGGCCCGGCCGACGCCAAGGCCGCCGGCATCGCCGTCATCTACCAGGAGCCGACGCTCTTCCCCGACCTGTCGGTCGCCGAGAACATCTCGATGGGCAACCAGCCGCTGACCCGGCTGCGGCAGATCGACCGCCGCGCGATGCACGCCAACGCGACCCGGCTCTTCGCCCGGCTCGGCGTGCACATCGACCCCGACCGGCCGGCCCGCGGCCTGTCGATCGCCGACCAGCAGCTCGTCGAGATCGCGAAGGCCCTCTCCAGCGAGGCCCGCATCCTGATCATGGATGAGCCGACCGCCGCGCTCAGCGCGGTCGAGGTCGAGCGGCTCTTCTCGGTAACCCGGGCGCTGCGCGACGAGGGCGCCGCGATCATGTTCATCTCGCACCGCTTCGAGGAGATCACCGCGCTCTGCCAGCGGGTCACGATCATGCGCGACGGCCGGCACGTCTGCACCGAGCTCGTCGCCGACCTCAGCGTCGACGACATGATCCGCCGGATGGTCGGCCGCGACCTGAGCGCGCTCTTCCCCAAGCAGGACGCCGTCATCGGCGAGACCGTGCTCGAGGTCGAGGGCCTCGGCCGCGAGGGCGTCTTCCGCGACATCAGCTTCACGGTCCGGGCCGGCGAGATCGTCGCCCTGGCCGGGCTGGTCGGCGCGGGCCGCTCCGAGGTCATGCAGGCGGTGTTCGGCGTCGACCGGTACGACACCGGCTCGGTCCGCTTCCTCGGCCGGCCGCTGCGGGCCGGCTCGCCCCGGGCGGCCATGGCGGCCGGCATGGCGCTGGTGCCCGAGGACCGCCGCCAGCAGGGGCTGATCATGGAACTCTCCGTCGAGCGCAACGTGACGCTGCCGCGCAGCCGCGCGCTCGCCCGGCTTGGCCTGCTGCTCGGCGGGTCCGAGCGGCGCGAGGCGCGGAGCTGGACCCGGCAGCTGCACACCAAGCTGGGCCGGCTCTCCGACCCGGTCGGCACGCTCTCCGGCGGCAACCAGCAGAAGGTCGTGCTGGCCAAGTGGCTGGCCACCGACCCGAAGCTGCTGATCGTCGACGAGCCGACGCGCGGCATCGACGTCGGCACCAAGGCCGAGGTGCACCGGCTGATGTCGTCGCTCGCGGCCCGCGGCCTGGCCGTCGTGATGGTCTCGTCCGAGCTTCCCGAGGTGCTGGGCATGGCCGACCGGATCTTCGTCCTGCGCGAGGGCCACCTCGTCGCCGAGCTCACCCGAGAAGAAGCCACCGAGGAGTCCGTCATGTACGCCGCCATGGGACAGCAGGTCGCCTCATGA
- a CDS encoding ABC transporter permease encodes MSAALATATPSPARRLIGGLVRTRELGIILALAALVGYTAAGNPRFLSGQSIRDILLNTAILAVMAAGQAVVVITRNIDLSVGSVLGLSAFAVATMMSANPGLPMVVAILAGLAIGGVAGLVNGVLVRFGRVPALVVTLGTLYIFRGITYSWAGGQQVNADELPRHFLTFANDSFLGFLPWLVLIALIVVGGVSVLMRNYRVGRELYAMGSSPEAAELAGIRVARNLLGVFILSGALAGLAGVLFAARFGTVDAAAGTGLELNVVAAVVVGGVAVFGGSGTVWGAGLGALLLTVIGSALAVLDINQFWQQAIVGALIILAICADRLVAVRIARALRRKDSHV; translated from the coding sequence ATGAGCGCGGCATTGGCGACCGCAACGCCCTCTCCGGCCCGACGGCTCATCGGTGGGCTGGTCAGGACGCGCGAGCTCGGCATCATCCTGGCCCTCGCCGCGCTTGTCGGCTACACCGCCGCCGGCAACCCGCGCTTCCTCTCCGGGCAGAGCATCCGCGACATCCTGCTGAACACGGCGATCCTCGCGGTGATGGCGGCCGGGCAGGCCGTTGTCGTCATCACCCGCAACATCGACCTGTCCGTCGGGTCGGTGCTGGGGCTGAGCGCGTTCGCGGTCGCCACCATGATGAGCGCCAACCCGGGCCTGCCCATGGTGGTGGCGATCCTCGCCGGACTCGCCATCGGCGGCGTGGCCGGGCTGGTCAACGGCGTCCTGGTCCGCTTCGGCCGGGTGCCGGCCCTGGTGGTCACGCTCGGCACGCTCTACATCTTCCGCGGCATCACCTACTCCTGGGCGGGCGGCCAGCAGGTGAACGCCGACGAACTGCCCCGGCACTTCCTGACCTTCGCCAACGACTCGTTCCTCGGCTTCCTGCCGTGGCTGGTGCTGATCGCGCTGATCGTGGTCGGCGGCGTCTCGGTGCTGATGCGTAACTACCGGGTCGGCCGCGAGCTGTACGCGATGGGCTCCAGCCCGGAGGCCGCCGAGCTGGCGGGCATCCGGGTGGCCCGCAACCTGCTGGGCGTCTTCATCCTCAGCGGCGCGCTGGCCGGCCTGGCCGGCGTGCTCTTCGCCGCCCGGTTCGGCACGGTCGACGCCGCCGCCGGCACCGGCCTTGAGCTCAACGTCGTCGCCGCCGTGGTCGTCGGCGGGGTGGCCGTCTTCGGCGGCAGCGGAACGGTCTGGGGCGCCGGCCTCGGCGCGCTGCTGCTGACCGTCATCGGCAGCGCCCTGGCGGTCCTGGACATCAACCAGTTCTGGCAGCAGGCCATCGTGGGCGCCCTGATCATCCTGGCCATCTGCGCGGACCGCCTGGTCGCGGTCCGCATCGCCCGCGCGCTGCGGAGGAAGGACTCCCATGTCTGA
- a CDS encoding ABC transporter permease: MSELAGDTKRDLKRRLAGWDSIIILLTVAVLVVASLSISNFGTGRNFTFLVLDLMPIMLVALPMTFIIVTGEIDLSVASTLGLASSIMGYLWNQGLSIESIIPICIVAGALLGALNGFLVTGLGLPSLAVTIGTLALYRGLAFVVLGDSAVADFPFNYTGWVTGTLGGGVIPNVLILIVPLAVIFGVILHATPFGRSLYAIGANAQAAHFSGIRVARTKFWLYVVSGAVAGLVGVLWTLRYSSARADNGAGLELAVVAAVLLGGVSIFGGKGSLPGVLAGVVLLAALQNALRLQDVSGQALNIVTGALLVLSVLLPNIASSIRSNWQRRKLRRAAAV; this comes from the coding sequence ATGTCTGAGCTCGCCGGCGACACCAAGCGGGATCTCAAGCGCCGGCTGGCCGGCTGGGACAGCATCATCATCCTGCTCACGGTCGCGGTGCTGGTGGTCGCCTCGCTGTCGATCAGCAACTTCGGCACCGGCCGCAACTTCACCTTCCTGGTCCTGGACCTGATGCCGATCATGCTGGTCGCGCTGCCGATGACCTTCATCATCGTGACCGGGGAGATCGACCTGTCGGTGGCGAGCACGCTCGGCCTGGCCAGCTCGATCATGGGTTACCTGTGGAACCAGGGCCTGTCGATCGAGTCGATCATCCCGATCTGCATCGTCGCCGGCGCGCTGCTCGGCGCCCTCAACGGCTTCCTGGTCACCGGGCTCGGTCTGCCGTCGCTGGCGGTCACGATCGGCACGCTCGCCCTGTACCGCGGCCTCGCCTTCGTGGTTCTCGGCGACAGCGCCGTCGCGGACTTCCCGTTCAACTACACCGGCTGGGTCACCGGAACCCTCGGCGGCGGCGTCATCCCCAACGTCCTCATCCTGATCGTCCCGCTCGCGGTGATCTTCGGGGTGATCCTGCACGCGACCCCGTTCGGCCGCTCCCTGTACGCGATCGGCGCGAACGCACAGGCCGCCCACTTCTCCGGCATCCGGGTCGCCCGCACCAAGTTCTGGCTGTACGTGGTCAGCGGTGCGGTCGCCGGGCTCGTCGGTGTGCTGTGGACGCTGCGCTACTCCAGCGCCCGCGCGGACAACGGCGCCGGTCTCGAGCTGGCCGTGGTCGCCGCGGTCCTGCTCGGCGGCGTCTCCATCTTCGGCGGCAAGGGCAGCCTCCCCGGCGTCCTGGCCGGCGTGGTCCTGCTCGCCGCGCTCCAGAACGCGCTGCGCCTACAGGACGTCTCGGGCCAGGCGCTGAACATCGTCACCGGCGCCCTGCTCGTGCTCTCCGTGCTCCTTCCCAATATCGCCTCCTCGATCCGCAGTAACTGGCAAAGACGGAAGCTCCGTCGCGCCGCCGCTGTTTAA
- the rhaS gene encoding rhamnose ABC transporter substrate-binding protein, translating into MLRSHRRLLCASAASLLVLGIAACGGTTKDNSSDSGTAAQAGASADPNAKLKEGLKIAYLPKQLNNPYSDVEVSGGKEAVGELKGEYKLVGPNDASASSQVSYINTLIQQQQDVIVIAANDPNAVCPSLNQARQAGINVVAFDSDAAKECRDVFINQATTQGIGESLVKMASEMAGGEGEIAILSATPNATNQNAWIEVMKTELAKPENAKLKLVKTVYGNDDDQKSFQEAQGLLQSYPNLKVIVSPTTVGIAAAARYVSGSNYKGKVGITGLGLPNQMREYVKDGTVKKFALWNPADIGYLAGYAGAALASGQITGKEGEKFTAGKLKDYTVGADGEIVLGPPTEFTAANIDQFNF; encoded by the coding sequence ATGCTTCGTTCCCACCGACGCCTACTCTGTGCAAGCGCGGCCTCACTGCTCGTCCTCGGCATCGCCGCCTGCGGCGGCACCACCAAGGACAACTCCTCCGATTCCGGTACGGCCGCACAGGCCGGTGCCAGCGCCGACCCCAACGCGAAGCTCAAGGAGGGCCTGAAGATCGCCTACCTCCCCAAGCAGCTCAACAACCCGTACTCCGACGTCGAGGTCAGCGGCGGCAAGGAGGCCGTCGGGGAGCTCAAGGGCGAGTACAAGCTCGTCGGCCCGAACGACGCCAGCGCCTCCTCGCAGGTCAGCTACATCAACACGCTGATCCAGCAGCAGCAGGACGTGATCGTCATCGCGGCGAACGACCCGAACGCGGTGTGCCCCTCGCTGAACCAGGCACGCCAGGCCGGCATCAACGTCGTCGCGTTCGACTCCGACGCCGCCAAGGAGTGCCGCGACGTCTTCATCAACCAGGCCACCACCCAGGGCATCGGCGAGAGCCTGGTCAAGATGGCCAGCGAGATGGCCGGCGGGGAGGGCGAGATCGCGATCCTCTCCGCGACCCCCAACGCCACCAACCAGAACGCCTGGATCGAGGTCATGAAGACCGAGCTGGCCAAGCCGGAGAACGCCAAGCTCAAGCTGGTCAAGACCGTGTACGGCAACGACGACGACCAGAAGTCCTTCCAGGAGGCACAGGGCCTGCTCCAGTCGTACCCGAACCTGAAGGTCATCGTCTCGCCGACCACCGTCGGGATCGCCGCGGCCGCACGCTACGTCAGCGGGTCGAACTACAAGGGCAAGGTGGGCATCACCGGCCTCGGGCTGCCGAACCAGATGCGCGAGTACGTCAAGGACGGCACCGTGAAGAAGTTCGCGCTCTGGAACCCGGCGGACATCGGCTACCTGGCCGGATACGCGGGCGCCGCGCTGGCCTCCGGCCAGATCACCGGCAAGGAGGGCGAGAAGTTCACCGCCGGCAAGCTCAAGGACTACACCGTCGGCGCGGACGGCGAGATCGTGCTCGGCCCGCCGACCGAGTTCACCGCCGCGAACATCGACCAGTTCAACTTCTGA
- a CDS encoding L-rhamnose mutarotase encodes MRYCFNLQVRTERMAEYVERHQAVWPEMLQALRATGWRNYSLFLRSDGLLIGYVEADDLEASRAAMEATDVNARWQAEMAPFFAGTTPDDGFPLLTEVFHLYADEDTEADREGK; translated from the coding sequence ATGCGCTACTGCTTCAACCTCCAGGTCCGCACCGAGCGGATGGCGGAGTACGTGGAGCGGCACCAGGCCGTGTGGCCCGAGATGCTTCAGGCATTGCGGGCCACCGGCTGGCGCAACTACTCCCTGTTCCTGCGGTCCGACGGGCTGCTGATCGGCTACGTCGAGGCCGACGACCTCGAGGCGTCCCGGGCCGCGATGGAGGCCACCGACGTGAACGCCCGCTGGCAGGCGGAGATGGCCCCGTTCTTCGCCGGCACCACGCCCGACGACGGATTCCCCCTGCTCACCGAGGTTTTCCACCTCTACGCAGACGAAGACACAGAAGCAGACAGAGAAGGTAAGTGA
- the rhaI gene encoding L-rhamnose isomerase, producing the protein MADLAAVKRALAAQRIETPSWAFGNSGTRFKVFAQAGVPRNPEEKIADAAAVHRFTGVAPSVALHIPWDKVDDYAALAGYARELGVRLGAINTNVFQDDDYKLGSVTNPDPGIRRKATDHLLEAVDIMDATGSRDLKLWFSDGINYPGQDDLRNRQDRLATALREAYDRLGDDQRILLEYKLFEPAFYATDVPDWGTSYAHCVELGAKATVCIDTGHHAPGTNIEFIVAFLLRQGRLGAFDFNSRFYADDDLMAGAADPFQLFRIMYEIVRGDALDPAYGINFMLDQCHNIEAKIPAIIRSVMNIQEATAKALLVDRDALAEAQNEGDVLAANAVLMDAYNTDVRPLLGEVRADAGLDPDPVAAYRRSGYQEQIVRDRVGGEQAGWGA; encoded by the coding sequence ATGGCTGACCTGGCCGCCGTCAAGAGGGCGCTCGCCGCGCAGCGGATCGAGACCCCGTCGTGGGCCTTCGGCAACTCCGGCACCCGGTTCAAGGTCTTCGCGCAGGCCGGCGTCCCCCGCAACCCCGAGGAGAAGATCGCCGACGCCGCGGCCGTGCACAGATTCACGGGCGTGGCGCCGTCGGTCGCGCTGCACATCCCGTGGGACAAGGTCGACGACTACGCGGCGCTGGCCGGGTACGCGCGGGAGCTCGGGGTCAGGCTGGGCGCCATCAACACCAACGTCTTCCAGGACGATGACTACAAGCTCGGCTCGGTGACGAACCCGGACCCGGGCATCCGCCGCAAGGCGACCGACCACCTCCTGGAGGCGGTCGACATCATGGACGCCACCGGGTCGCGGGACCTGAAGCTGTGGTTCTCCGACGGCATCAACTATCCGGGGCAAGACGACCTGCGCAACCGCCAGGACCGCCTGGCGACGGCGCTGCGCGAGGCGTACGACCGGCTCGGCGACGACCAGCGCATCCTGCTGGAGTACAAGCTCTTCGAGCCGGCCTTCTACGCGACCGACGTCCCGGACTGGGGCACCTCGTACGCGCACTGCGTTGAACTGGGCGCCAAGGCGACGGTGTGCATCGACACCGGGCACCACGCGCCGGGCACGAACATCGAGTTCATCGTGGCCTTCCTGCTGCGGCAGGGCAGGCTCGGGGCGTTCGACTTCAACAGCCGCTTCTACGCCGACGACGACCTGATGGCCGGCGCGGCCGACCCGTTCCAGCTCTTCCGCATCATGTACGAGATCGTGCGCGGGGACGCCCTCGACCCGGCGTACGGCATCAACTTCATGCTCGACCAGTGCCACAACATCGAGGCGAAGATCCCGGCCATCATCCGCTCGGTCATGAACATCCAGGAGGCGACGGCGAAGGCGCTGCTTGTCGACCGCGACGCCCTCGCCGAGGCGCAGAACGAGGGCGACGTGCTGGCGGCGAACGCGGTGCTGATGGACGCGTACAACACCGACGTCAGGCCGCTGCTCGGCGAGGTACGCGCGGACGCGGGCCTGGACCCGGACCCGGTCGCGGCGTACCGCCGCAGCGGGTACCAGGAACAGATCGTGCGGGACCGGGTGGGCGGCGAGCAGGCCGGCTGGGGCGCGTAG
- a CDS encoding ATP-binding cassette domain-containing protein — MTTAVLEARGITKRYGRVTAIENSDLELYPGEILAVIGDNGAGKSSLIKALSGALIPDSGEIYLDGERVQFRNPMDARAAGIETVYQTLAVAPGLDIADNLFLGREERKPGVLGSVFRLLDKSHMRSEAKRHMSELGVATLQNIGQAVESLSGGQRQAVAVARSAAFGSKVVILDEPTAALGVKEGNRVLQLIRDVRAKGLPVILISHNMPHVFEVADRIHIQRLGRRATVITPKSHSMSEAVAIMTGAAEPPPHAA, encoded by the coding sequence GTGACTACGGCGGTCCTGGAAGCACGCGGCATCACCAAGCGGTACGGCCGCGTCACAGCCATCGAGAACAGCGACCTGGAGCTGTACCCCGGCGAGATCCTCGCGGTGATCGGCGACAACGGCGCGGGGAAGTCAAGCCTGATCAAGGCGCTCTCGGGGGCGCTGATCCCGGACAGCGGCGAGATCTACCTGGACGGCGAGCGCGTCCAGTTCCGCAATCCGATGGACGCCCGGGCGGCCGGCATCGAGACGGTCTACCAGACCCTCGCGGTGGCGCCGGGCCTGGACATCGCCGACAACCTGTTCCTCGGCCGCGAGGAGCGCAAGCCGGGTGTGCTCGGATCGGTGTTCCGGCTGCTGGACAAGTCGCACATGCGCTCCGAGGCGAAACGCCACATGAGCGAGCTCGGCGTGGCGACTCTCCAGAACATCGGCCAGGCGGTGGAGTCCCTGTCGGGAGGCCAGCGCCAGGCGGTCGCGGTGGCCAGATCGGCGGCCTTCGGCAGCAAGGTGGTGATCCTCGACGAGCCGACGGCGGCACTGGGCGTCAAGGAGGGAAACCGGGTACTGCAACTGATCCGGGACGTCCGCGCCAAGGGCCTGCCGGTGATCCTGATCAGCCACAACATGCCGCACGTCTTCGAGGTGGCGGACCGGATCCACATCCAGCGCCTGGGCCGGCGGGCGACGGTGATCACCCCGAAGAGCCACTCGATGTCGGAGGCGGTGGCCATCATGACGGGTGCGGCCGAGCCGCCACCGCACGCCGCCTAG
- a CDS encoding ABC transporter permease, giving the protein MTTVTKEPPPPQDFEVRHNDSLGLRLQHLLHGNPTLGPLAVLIVAIIAFSIANQRFFSAPNLSLVLAQVTVIAVLALGQTLIILTAGIDLSVGAIAVFSSILMANFATKLGMPGVLALLLGLACGTAMGALNGFLVTKIKLPPFIVTLGTLSIFFSLNSVVSKSETVRGSDMPDILTWTGTTIPIGGFRLTYGSIIMLLLFAVFFYALGSTAWGKHVYATGDDLEAARLAGIRTNRVLFSVYTVAGLLYAVGAWILIGRLASASPNVGIDYNLDSITAVVLGGTSLFGGRGGVLGTLIGALIVGVFRNGLQLAGVEVVWQGFAIGLLVLVAVSLDQWIRKVKA; this is encoded by the coding sequence ATGACGACCGTCACGAAGGAACCACCACCGCCGCAGGACTTCGAGGTCCGGCACAACGACTCGCTCGGGCTGCGCCTGCAACACCTGCTGCACGGCAACCCGACGCTCGGCCCCCTGGCCGTGCTGATCGTGGCGATCATCGCCTTCTCGATCGCCAACCAGCGGTTCTTCTCGGCACCGAACCTGTCCCTGGTGCTGGCCCAGGTCACCGTCATCGCGGTGCTCGCGCTCGGGCAGACCCTCATCATCCTGACCGCGGGCATCGACCTGTCGGTCGGCGCGATCGCGGTCTTCTCGTCGATCCTGATGGCCAACTTCGCCACCAAGCTCGGCATGCCCGGCGTCCTGGCGCTGCTGCTCGGCCTTGCCTGCGGCACGGCGATGGGCGCGCTCAACGGCTTCCTGGTCACCAAGATCAAGCTGCCGCCGTTCATCGTCACGCTGGGCACGCTGAGCATCTTCTTCTCGCTGAACTCGGTGGTGTCCAAGAGCGAGACCGTCCGCGGCTCGGACATGCCGGACATCCTCACGTGGACCGGCACCACGATCCCGATCGGCGGCTTCCGGCTCACCTACGGCTCGATCATCATGCTGCTGCTCTTCGCGGTCTTCTTCTACGCCCTCGGCTCGACGGCCTGGGGTAAGCACGTCTACGCGACCGGCGACGACCTGGAGGCGGCCCGGCTGGCGGGCATCCGGACCAACCGGGTGCTCTTCTCGGTCTACACGGTGGCCGGCCTGCTGTACGCGGTCGGCGCGTGGATCCTCATCGGCCGGCTGGCGTCGGCGAGCCCCAACGTCGGCATCGACTACAACCTCGACTCGATCACGGCGGTCGTGCTCGGCGGGACCAGCCTCTTCGGCGGTCGCGGCGGCGTGCTCGGCACCCTGATCGGCGCGCTGATCGTCGGCGTGTTCCGCAACGGCCTGCAGCTCGCGGGCGTCGAGGTCGTCTGGCAGGGCTTCGCGATCGGCCTGCTCGTCCTGGTGGCCGTCTCGCTGGACCAGTGGATCAGGAAGGTGAAGGCGTGA
- a CDS encoding substrate-binding domain-containing protein has protein sequence MRQSMLIKRGRLGPALVAVAVVIATAACGGDDSGGEQIVGLITKTDTNPFFVKMKEGAQQAADDAGLSLQTFAGKQDGDNEAQVQAIESLISAGARGFLITPSDSKAIVPAIDKAKQQGMLVIALDTPTDPADAADATFATDNYQAGKLIGQWAKAKFEADGKQAKIAMLDLNANQVSVDVKRDQGFLDGFGIPVGDPNKIGDESDPRISGHDVTDGAEDGGRTAMENLLQKDPSINLVYTINEPAAAGAYQAIKAAGKDKAVTIVSIDGGCPGVDNVKAGVIGATSMQFPLKMASLGIEALDKFIDNGTKPQATAGKDFVDTGVTLITDQPQTGLDSEDSAWGKQNCWG, from the coding sequence ATGCGCCAATCAATGCTGATCAAGCGCGGGCGCCTCGGGCCCGCGCTGGTCGCGGTGGCCGTGGTGATCGCAACCGCGGCCTGCGGCGGCGATGACTCCGGCGGCGAACAGATCGTCGGGCTGATCACCAAGACGGACACGAACCCCTTCTTCGTCAAGATGAAGGAGGGCGCCCAGCAGGCCGCGGACGACGCGGGCCTGTCGCTACAGACCTTCGCCGGTAAGCAGGACGGCGACAACGAGGCGCAGGTGCAGGCGATCGAGAGCCTGATCTCCGCCGGCGCCCGGGGCTTCCTGATCACCCCGAGCGACTCCAAGGCGATCGTCCCGGCGATCGACAAGGCCAAGCAGCAGGGCATGCTCGTCATCGCCCTGGACACGCCGACCGACCCGGCCGACGCCGCCGACGCCACCTTCGCCACCGACAACTACCAGGCCGGCAAGCTCATCGGGCAATGGGCGAAGGCGAAGTTCGAGGCCGACGGCAAGCAGGCGAAGATCGCCATGCTCGACCTCAACGCCAACCAGGTCTCCGTGGACGTCAAGCGCGACCAGGGCTTCCTGGACGGCTTCGGCATCCCGGTCGGCGACCCGAACAAGATCGGCGACGAGAGCGACCCGCGGATCTCCGGACACGACGTGACCGACGGCGCCGAGGACGGCGGCCGCACGGCGATGGAGAACCTGCTGCAAAAGGACCCGTCGATCAATCTCGTCTACACGATCAACGAGCCCGCGGCGGCCGGCGCCTACCAGGCGATCAAGGCGGCCGGCAAGGACAAGGCCGTCACCATCGTCTCGATCGACGGCGGCTGCCCCGGCGTCGACAACGTCAAGGCCGGCGTCATCGGCGCGACCTCGATGCAGTTCCCGCTCAAGATGGCGTCGCTCGGCATCGAGGCGCTCGACAAGTTCATCGACAACGGCACCAAGCCGCAGGCGACCGCGGGCAAGGACTTCGTGGACACCGGCGTCACGCTGATCACCGACCAGCCGCAGACCGGACTCGATTCCGAGGACTCGGCCTGGGGCAAACAGAACTGCTGGGGCTGA